A window from Fragaria vesca subsp. vesca linkage group LG5, FraVesHawaii_1.0, whole genome shotgun sequence encodes these proteins:
- the LOC101302274 gene encoding putative gamma-glutamylcyclotransferase At3g02910-like, with translation MADISGDDSKPHLIFSYGTLKQGFHNHKLTKELISQNDAVFIGPYITRHAYPLVCGPHGLPYLINLPGSGRRIRGELYAVSAVGLARFDDLEGTSIGHYERLRLQLLVNADKDGAVPVDAEAYFAHRSFGEAMWERNGKEGLTEFTENEAKRYVKRQDRPHQGRNIIEDVRRFVNGE, from the coding sequence ATGGCTGACATTTCCGGCGACGACTCGAAGCCCCACCTGATCTTCTCCTACGGCACACTCAAACAAGGCTTCCACAACCACAAGCTCACCAAGGAGCTCATCTCCCAAAACGACGCCGTCTTCATCGGCCCCTACATTACCCGCCACGCCTACCCCCTCGTCTGTGGCCCCCACGGCCTCCCCTACCTCATCAACCTCCCCGGGTCGGGTCGCCGCATCCGGGGCGAGCTCTACGCGGTCTCCGCCGTCGGCCTCGCCCGCTTCGACGACCTCGAAGGCACCTCCATCGGCCACTACGAGCGCCTCCGGCTCCAATTGCTCGTCAATGCCGACAAAGACGGCGCCGTTCCCGTCGACGCCGAGGCCTACTTCGCCCACCGGAGCTTCGGCGAGGCCATGTGGGAGAGGAACGGCAAGGAGGGCCTGACGGAGTTTACGGAGAACGAGGCCAAGAGGTATGTGAAAAGACAGGATAGGCCTCATCAGGGGAGGAATATTATCGAGGACGTGCGGCGGTTTGTGAATGGGGAGTGA